Within Bacteroidota bacterium, the genomic segment CTTGTATTCTTTTTGGTTGATGTAGGTTAAATTCATGTTGGAACAACTGGCAAAAAAAGGACGTTTGGCAGAATTGAAAATTTCGTGCATCATTTTTTGGTTGCTTCCGCAAAAAACAAAGCAAATGTTTTTCAAACCTTGAATACAGGTTCTTAAAAGGGCTTCGGTGTTTGTTTCAGGATAATCCAATATTTGCTGGAATTCATCAATGGCAAATACTACTTTTACATTTTGCTGGTCTAAAAAATTAAAAATTTGCCCAATTGTATTTTCTTTTTGAGCTGTGGTTTGCATGGTTAAACTAAGGGATGGATTTCCTGTTAATTCATCAAAACTTATAACAGGGCGAAAGCGCTGAAATAATTCCATTAATTTCCTGCCTAATGTTTTTTGCGCAGGAAATCGGTTATATACTGCCGTTGCCAGTTGATTGGTAAAGTCAGATATGTTGTTAGTTGCTAAAATATCAACATATATGCAGGCTATTTTGAGGCTGTTTTTGTAGGGATAAAAAACATGGTGGATTAAACCTGTTTTTCCCAACCGCCTGATTGCAAACAGGGTAACATTCACTCCGTTTAGCATGAATTGCTGGAGCTGTTTGCTTTCCTGTTTTCTATCGCAAAAATAGGCAGGCCCCCTGTACCCTATGGATACAAATGGATTGAAATCTTTTTCCATCCAGCAAAAATAGTTAAATTTTAATTATGATACAAAATGTATCATACATTTTGTATCATACATTTTGTATTATAATTAAAATACTCCCATAACCCATCACAAAACCAACCAACCTTTTTTCCCGGAATTTCAACAATTCAATTTAAATATATTCAGTTTTATTTACAATTGCAGCCTTTCTGGGGCACTTCAAATTATTGATTGACAGATTAACTGTTCAAATGAAATACTTCATTAATGATTTTGATTTGCGGAGAATATTTCTGTTATCTCCGCATTTTTGGACCGAATAATCTCTTTTGTTGTTTTTTCTGTCACGCTTTTTGTCCCCATCCGACCTGCAGCACATTGCTTTTTAATCAAAAAATTAAAACTGCGATAATTAATTTAGAACAGCTCTAATTGAGCAGGAGCAAACTCTTTTGGGACTTCGTTTTTGCCCCAAAAATTCATACTATTACCATCTTGTTTATCTGTAATCCTTTAAAACACTAACCTTTCCTAAGGAGGCAATAAACGTTGAATCCTTTTTTCATGAACATCAGTATTCTCACTACTGGCACAATGGCGCATATACACGGAAAATTGCATCATGTTAAAACCATTTTTTAATAGGTTAGGAAACACGATATTAGTTGTTGCTAAAGCTTCTATTATTAAAGTCAAACAAAAGAAATATCGGATTAAAAAACTGCTTCTTTTAAGGAAAAAACACCTTGATTGAAGCATTTTTTGTTTTCCGACACTATCCCACAAAGTGTGTAAACAAAAAAAGTTGAATATTAATTCATTTTCATTCTGTTGTCAAAAATA encodes:
- a CDS encoding ATP-binding protein is translated as MEKDFNPFVSIGYRGPAYFCDRKQESKQLQQFMLNGVNVTLFAIRRLGKTGLIHHVFYPYKNSLKIACIYVDILATNNISDFTNQLATAVYNRFPAQKTLGRKLMELFQRFRPVISFDELTGNPSLSLTMQTTAQKENTIGQIFNFLDQQNVKVVFAIDEFQQILDYPETNTEALLRTCIQGLKNICFVFCGSNQKMMHEIFNSAKRPFFASCSNMNLTYINQKEYKEFIDQKFKENNRNIDVDCIDFICEFTKLHTFYTQYFCFMLFAKNKQNNTLEDAHETALSILKLNENTFFQYKNLLTISQWNILLAIAKQEKVHQPQAKEFIANYKLGTPALVKRGLDALLKKELVFYNSAVENPYYEVYDKYLMRWMQYK